ATGCGGCGTCTGGGCCAGGCGACCTTCGCTGGTGACGCGCAGGCATTCACGCTCGATGCCATGCAGGCAGTGCTCTAGCAGGGAGAGGTGTTCGCGCTTGCCGAGCAGGGCCAGGCGGCGGTTGAGAAGTTCGCTCAAGTTGGATTCCTTCACGCGTCAGTCGCCCCAATATGGGGGTGGGCAAGACGGTCTACAAGGGTGAAGTTGAAACTGGCGTGATCGCCTGGTTCTGAGTCGATTTGACCCGCTCTGAATATGCCTACTTCACTCCATGAATTGGGCTACAGCGAAGCGATAAAATTCCGACGCTGTTGTCGCAGCGCCGAAATTAACTCAAATCAGGGGCAGGGAGCTATAGGACAGCGAACGTGCCCTGTGCTTTTGCGACAAGTCTTTCGCCTTGGTACACGTCGGCTTCGACCACCAATGTGCGCCTGCCGGCATGAATCACCCGGCTGGTGCACAACACGTCACCGTCTTCAACGGCGCGGATATAGTTGATCTTGCACTCGATGGTCGCGCTCTGCTGGTCGAACCCGTGGACGCTGGAGCATGCCAGCCCCATGGTGATGTCCACCAGGCTGAAGATCGCGCCGCCATGCAGTTTGCCGCCGCGATTGCGCAACTGCGGCGCCAGGCTCAGGGCCACCTCCGCAACGCCCTCGTCCAGGCGTTGCAGGCGGCAGCCGATCAGCTCGCTGAACGCGCTCTGGGTCAAACCGGCCGGGATATCCATCAGCGCTTCTTCAACTGCTTGGCGTTGGCAAACAGCGAGGCCATGGCGTTGTTGCTCGGGGCGGCTGTTGCGGTTTCCTTGCGCGGCGCGGTGTTCTGCGACGAGCGCGGTGCCGAGCCAGGGCGGGCGCCACGGGCACCGTCGACTTTCTCGCCGGGGGTGTCGCTCATGCGCATCGACAGGCCAACGCGTTTGCGCGGGATGTCGACTTCCATCACCTTGACCTTGACCACGTCACCGGCCTTCACCGCTTCGCGAGGGTCCTTGATGAACTTCTCCGAAAGCGCGGAGATGTGCACCAAACCGTCCTGATGCACGCCGATATCCACGAACGCGCCGAAGTTGGTCACGTTGGTCACCACGCCTTCGAGGATCATGCCCGGTTGCAGGTCCTTGAGGTCTTCGACACCGTCCTGGAACTCGGCGGTCTTGAACTCGGGGCGTGGGTCGCGGCCGGGTTTTTCCAGTTCCTGCAGGATGTCGGTGATGGTCGGTACGCCGAAGGTTTCGTCGGTGTATTTCTTCGGGTCCAGGCGCTTGAGGAACGCGGCGTCGCCGATCAGCGAGCGGATGTCGCGGTCGGTTTCGGCGGCAATGCGCTGCACCAGCGGATAGGCTTCCGGGTGAACCGCAGAGGCATCCAGCGGGTTGTCGCCGTTCATTACGCGTAGGAAACCGGCGGCTTGCTCGAAGGTTTTCTCACCCAGGCGCGCGACTTTTTTCAGCGCGGCGCGGGTTTTGAACGCGCCGTTCTCGTCGCGGTGGGTGACGATATTCTGCGCGAGGGTAGCGTTGAGGCCGGAGATACGCGCGAGCAGCGCCACGGAGGCGGTGTTCACGTCCACACCCACGGCGTTCACGCAGTCTTCCACCACCGCGTCCAGGCCACGCGCCAGCTTGAGCTGCGACACGTCATGCTGGTATTGGCCGACGCCGATGGATTTGGGGTCGATTTTCACCAGCTCGGCCAACGGGTCCTGCAGGCGACGGGCAATGGATACGGCGCCGCGGATCGACACGTCGAGGTCCGGGAATTCCTTGGACGCGAGTTCCGAAGCCGAGTACACCGAAGCACCCGCTTCAGAAACCATGACCTTGGTCATCTTCATGGCTGGGTATTTTTTGATCAGCTCGGCGGCCAGCTTGTCGGTTTCGCGGCTGGCGGTACCGTTGCCGATGG
This region of Pseudomonas sp. MUP55 genomic DNA includes:
- a CDS encoding PaaI family thioesterase; this translates as MDIPAGLTQSAFSELIGCRLQRLDEGVAEVALSLAPQLRNRGGKLHGGAIFSLVDITMGLACSSVHGFDQQSATIECKINYIRAVEDGDVLCTSRVIHAGRRTLVVEADVYQGERLVAKAQGTFAVL
- a CDS encoding Tex family protein, whose translation is MDSINSRIAEELGVRPQQVEAAVALLDEGSTVPFIARYRKEVTGSLDDIQLRHLEERLRYLRELDERRISILASIEEQGKLTPQLERDIKLADTKTRLEDLYLPYKQKRRTKGQIALEAGLGDLADGLFNDPSLTPETEAARFVDAQKGVADVKAALEGAKYILMERFAENASLLEKLRTYLKQEAILSARVIAGKEEEGAKFRDYFEHDEPLKSMPSHRALAIFRGRNEGILSSALKVGDELPGTMHPCEGMIGQQFGIQNQNRPADKWLGEVVRWTWKVKLYTHLETDLLGELRDGAETEAINVFAHNLHDLLLAAPAGPRATLGLDPGLRTGCKVAVVDATGKLLDHATVYPHVPHNKWDQTLAILAALCAKHAVDLIAIGNGTASRETDKLAAELIKKYPAMKMTKVMVSEAGASVYSASELASKEFPDLDVSIRGAVSIARRLQDPLAELVKIDPKSIGVGQYQHDVSQLKLARGLDAVVEDCVNAVGVDVNTASVALLARISGLNATLAQNIVTHRDENGAFKTRAALKKVARLGEKTFEQAAGFLRVMNGDNPLDASAVHPEAYPLVQRIAAETDRDIRSLIGDAAFLKRLDPKKYTDETFGVPTITDILQELEKPGRDPRPEFKTAEFQDGVEDLKDLQPGMILEGVVTNVTNFGAFVDIGVHQDGLVHISALSEKFIKDPREAVKAGDVVKVKVMEVDIPRKRVGLSMRMSDTPGEKVDGARGARPGSAPRSSQNTAPRKETATAAPSNNAMASLFANAKQLKKR